In the Flavisolibacter tropicus genome, one interval contains:
- a CDS encoding bifunctional alpha,alpha-trehalose-phosphate synthase (UDP-forming)/trehalose-phosphatase: MQLESRKMASNGLIFGPYMAIDCLQYMGRLIIISNRLPFSIDKTGEGLIVRQSSGGLVSALKSFFERRGTDSFANQYSEEIWVGSVDSTEEDWRSAEAEGLIDADFIIEPIFPPPALYNGYYTGFSNSAIWPLFHYFPTLVEYKKEYFEAYLKVNQLFADKIASIYEPGDVIWVHDYQLMLLPNMLRQRMPEASIGFFLHIPFPSYEIFRLMPSDWKRALLEGLLGADLVGFHTYDYVQHFVQSAKMIVKVESQFNTIYYNNRVVKADQFPIGIDYEKFRDASLDETVVGISSALEEKFYDQKILFSVDRLDYTKGLEHRLESFEIFLALYPEWRERVVFILNVIPSRDSIPTYNERRKLIEERVSTINGKYSTLQWQPLIYRYNHLSFDELCALYQVADVALITPLRDGMNLVAKEYIASCIDKGVLILSELTGAASELNEALIVNPTDTTEVANAINQALIMPLMEQRSRLSYMQRRLAEYDVLRWLKDFLEQLSASKKDQDALRINILKEETIQEMLYQYSQANKRSLLLDYDGTLAPFQKIPSMAAPSTELLQLLDDLTIDPANEVVIISGRDMNTLDKWLGHLPVNMIAEHGACIKHKGEKWKEVITMSTEWKEQVRPLMQLFVDRCAGSFIEEKKSTLAWHYRNTYPELGFMRSRELRNSLLQLTANTSLQVIDGNRVLEVRMVGVDKGASSIQMINYLNPDFILCIGDDTTDEDMFRALSDRGYTIKVGRGNTAAQHTLLSQREVYPFLRRFILPVKTEFYNYSKIG; encoded by the coding sequence ATGCAGTTAGAATCGCGAAAAATGGCTTCTAATGGTCTAATTTTTGGACCCTATATGGCAATAGATTGTTTGCAGTATATGGGAAGACTCATCATTATTTCTAATCGATTACCTTTTTCGATTGATAAAACCGGAGAGGGATTAATTGTTCGGCAGAGTTCGGGTGGACTGGTGTCGGCTCTGAAAAGCTTTTTTGAAAGGAGAGGTACAGATAGTTTTGCCAATCAATATAGTGAAGAGATTTGGGTAGGTAGTGTTGATTCTACAGAAGAGGATTGGCGTTCAGCAGAGGCAGAAGGATTGATTGATGCTGACTTCATCATTGAGCCTATTTTCCCTCCTCCAGCTCTTTATAATGGCTATTATACTGGCTTTTCCAATTCTGCTATTTGGCCATTGTTTCATTATTTTCCTACGTTGGTTGAATACAAAAAAGAATATTTTGAGGCCTATCTAAAGGTCAATCAACTTTTTGCTGATAAGATCGCTTCTATTTACGAGCCAGGCGATGTAATATGGGTACATGACTATCAATTGATGTTATTACCCAACATGCTTCGGCAGCGAATGCCAGAGGCTTCTATCGGGTTCTTTTTGCATATTCCTTTTCCTTCGTATGAGATCTTTCGTCTGATGCCATCAGATTGGAAGAGGGCCCTATTGGAAGGATTGTTAGGGGCTGATCTGGTCGGTTTTCATACATATGATTATGTACAACATTTCGTACAATCAGCTAAGATGATTGTAAAAGTAGAAAGCCAGTTCAATACCATTTATTATAACAACCGGGTAGTAAAGGCTGATCAGTTTCCTATAGGAATTGATTATGAAAAATTCAGAGATGCCAGTTTAGATGAAACAGTAGTAGGGATCAGTAGTGCTTTAGAGGAAAAATTCTATGATCAGAAGATCCTATTTTCTGTAGACCGGCTTGACTATACCAAAGGATTGGAACATCGGTTAGAAAGCTTTGAAATATTTTTAGCCTTATATCCGGAGTGGAGAGAACGTGTGGTATTTATACTAAATGTAATTCCTTCCCGCGATTCGATACCTACTTACAATGAGCGGCGAAAATTAATTGAAGAGCGTGTCAGTACTATAAATGGTAAATATTCAACACTGCAGTGGCAACCTTTAATTTATAGATATAATCATCTTTCTTTTGATGAGTTATGCGCCTTATACCAAGTGGCCGATGTGGCATTAATTACCCCATTGCGCGATGGTATGAACTTAGTGGCAAAAGAATACATTGCCAGCTGCATTGATAAAGGGGTATTGATCTTAAGTGAACTTACAGGTGCCGCTAGCGAGCTAAATGAAGCATTGATTGTAAACCCTACAGATACCACAGAGGTGGCCAACGCTATCAATCAGGCTTTGATTATGCCACTGATGGAACAGCGCTCGCGTCTATCTTATATGCAACGCCGCCTAGCAGAATATGATGTTTTACGTTGGTTGAAAGACTTCCTGGAGCAATTAAGTGCTTCTAAAAAAGATCAGGATGCACTACGTATCAACATCCTGAAGGAAGAAACAATTCAGGAAATGCTGTATCAGTATTCACAAGCAAATAAACGGAGCTTGCTTCTGGATTATGATGGAACCCTGGCGCCTTTTCAAAAGATACCCTCAATGGCAGCGCCTAGTACAGAGCTTTTGCAGTTGCTGGATGATCTGACAATTGATCCAGCTAACGAGGTGGTTATCATTAGTGGTCGAGACATGAATACCTTAGATAAGTGGTTGGGGCACCTGCCAGTGAACATGATTGCAGAACATGGCGCCTGTATCAAGCATAAAGGGGAGAAATGGAAAGAAGTAATTACCATGTCAACTGAGTGGAAAGAGCAGGTAAGACCACTAATGCAGCTCTTTGTGGATCGCTGTGCCGGCTCCTTTATTGAAGAAAAGAAAAGCACCTTAGCATGGCATTACCGCAATACCTATCCAGAATTAGGCTTTATGCGTTCCCGTGAATTACGTAATAGCTTATTGCAGCTTACGGCTAATACATCATTGCAGGTAATAGATGGCAATCGTGTTTTAGAAGTGCGCATGGTAGGTGTAGATAAGGGGGCTTCTTCTATACAGATGATCAACTACCTGAACCCTGATTTTATATTATGTATTGGCGATGATACAACCGATGAAGATATGTTTCGTGCATTGTCAGACAGGGGGTATACCATAAAGGTAGGTCGTGGCAATACGGCTGCTCAGCATACTTTATTATCACAACGGGAAGTGTATCCATTTCTAAGGCGTTTTATTTTGCCGGTTAAAACGGAGTTCTATAACTATTCAAAAATTGGATAG
- the treS gene encoding maltose alpha-D-glucosyltransferase: protein MATNNSVIDDKLHWYKDAIIYELHIKAFRDSNGDGIGDFQGLLDKLDYLQDLGITAIWVLPFYPSPLKDDGYDIADYYSINNSYGTLDQFKAFLAEAHKRNLKVITELVINHTSDQHPWFQRARSAHKGSIEREFYVWSDDPTQYKDVRIIFQDFEASNWTWDPVAQQYYWHRFFHHQPDLNYDNPIVQEEIFKIMDYWCSMGVDGFRLDAVPYLFEREGTNGENLPETHAFLKKLRHHVDTHYPGTVFLAEANMWPEDSASYFGDGDECHMNYHFPVMPRMFMAMQQEDRYPITDIFDQTPPIPPTCQWAIFLRNHDELTLEMVTDEERDFMYKVYAKDPKAKINLGIRHRLAPLMDNSLRKIELMNSLLFSLPGTPVIYYGDEIGMGDNFYLGDRDGVRTPMQWSADRNAGFSEANPQSLYLPVILDPEYSYESVNVEMQRRNTSSLFWFMKRIINMRKNHKAFGRGDMQFLHVENPKVLAFTRTYQDETLLIVANLAKYAQPAEIDLKAFKGNIPVEAFSKNQFPAIKENTPYFFTLSPHSFQWFILQKAYAQTEDKKTLPTIQADSLESVFESRNLKELTEIVLPTFLQKRSWFKGKNRTIYSITISHKTSIPLVEAQAILLILEVAYESGLPENYQLAVTICEGVDARKLVEETPEAVLAFLRPDGEFTVLCDAFYFPFYQQFLINSLAEGKQLTTTTGKLNFKITTRLAFRPEESTHVKSKIHTVDENNTSITYNQSFFLKMYREVDKSINPDVETTSYLSTRNLFEHIPKYLGAIEWQLEKEVIVLGMVQELIENHGTGYSYMLERINNYIERILARDRNFLNPAERYGSLIEPLSFEELPEHLQVLLGNRAADFAKLLGERTGEMHVALAAIPNTDFQPEEFSLHYQRSLFSAMQSLVRESFQSLQKHFDDLPIDVKQEANEMFHSKDHLLNMLKRIYAKKLNVVKVRHHGNFHLDKVLLTGKDLVIQDFGGDPMRSFSERRIKRSPLRDVADMVCSFYYVAYEGFFTNPHVTAEERAGLLPFARLWAYYMSSFFIKAYLNKVKGSSFVPKDKQDLRILGQTLLLQKALYRFNIELNNRPDRVIIPLHLIAAIIKETKELKSSNSMTNTMQAGT, encoded by the coding sequence ATGGCAACAAATAATTCTGTGATTGATGATAAGTTACATTGGTATAAAGACGCCATTATTTACGAGTTGCATATCAAAGCGTTTCGCGACAGCAATGGAGACGGAATAGGCGATTTTCAGGGCTTATTAGACAAACTGGACTACCTGCAGGATCTTGGTATTACCGCGATTTGGGTCTTACCTTTTTATCCATCGCCTTTGAAAGACGATGGCTATGACATTGCGGACTATTATAGTATCAATAACAGCTATGGCACCCTTGATCAATTCAAGGCTTTTCTAGCGGAGGCCCACAAACGTAATTTAAAGGTGATCACTGAACTGGTGATCAACCACACATCCGATCAACATCCTTGGTTTCAGCGGGCACGCTCAGCCCACAAAGGCTCAATAGAACGAGAGTTCTATGTATGGAGCGACGACCCAACCCAATATAAAGACGTACGTATCATTTTTCAGGATTTTGAGGCTTCCAACTGGACCTGGGACCCAGTAGCTCAACAATATTACTGGCATCGGTTCTTTCATCACCAACCCGATCTGAATTATGACAACCCAATTGTTCAGGAGGAGATCTTTAAGATCATGGATTATTGGTGCAGTATGGGAGTAGACGGATTTCGACTGGATGCGGTCCCCTATCTTTTTGAACGGGAAGGCACCAATGGAGAAAACCTGCCAGAAACACACGCTTTTTTAAAGAAGCTGCGTCATCATGTAGATACCCATTACCCAGGTACTGTGTTTTTGGCTGAGGCCAATATGTGGCCAGAAGATTCAGCCTCCTATTTTGGAGATGGTGACGAATGCCACATGAATTATCACTTTCCGGTAATGCCTCGCATGTTTATGGCCATGCAACAGGAAGACCGCTACCCTATTACTGATATTTTTGACCAAACGCCACCAATTCCGCCTACGTGTCAGTGGGCCATCTTTCTGCGCAATCATGATGAGCTTACCCTTGAAATGGTGACCGATGAAGAGCGGGATTTTATGTATAAAGTTTATGCCAAAGACCCTAAAGCAAAAATCAATTTAGGTATCCGGCATCGATTGGCGCCCCTTATGGATAACAGCCTGCGCAAGATTGAGTTAATGAATTCCTTACTTTTTTCTTTGCCAGGAACACCCGTAATCTATTATGGAGATGAAATAGGCATGGGCGATAATTTTTACTTGGGCGATCGGGACGGTGTACGCACCCCTATGCAATGGTCTGCCGATAGAAATGCTGGCTTTTCAGAGGCCAATCCACAATCGTTGTACCTGCCCGTGATCCTGGATCCGGAGTATAGCTATGAGTCTGTGAATGTAGAAATGCAACGTCGCAACACATCGTCTTTGTTCTGGTTTATGAAGCGTATAATCAACATGCGTAAAAACCATAAAGCCTTTGGCCGCGGCGATATGCAGTTTCTTCACGTAGAAAATCCAAAAGTGCTTGCATTTACCCGCACTTACCAAGATGAGACCTTATTGATCGTTGCCAACTTAGCCAAGTACGCACAGCCGGCTGAAATTGACCTCAAAGCTTTTAAAGGTAATATACCTGTAGAGGCATTCAGCAAGAACCAGTTTCCAGCCATAAAGGAGAACACTCCTTATTTCTTTACACTAAGCCCCCATTCGTTTCAATGGTTTATACTGCAAAAAGCGTATGCACAAACAGAAGACAAAAAAACACTACCAACCATACAAGCAGACAGTTTGGAAAGTGTATTTGAAAGCCGCAATCTCAAAGAGCTGACAGAAATAGTGCTGCCTACTTTTTTACAAAAAAGGTCCTGGTTCAAAGGAAAGAACCGAACGATATACAGCATTACCATATCACATAAAACAAGTATACCTCTTGTAGAAGCACAAGCTATTTTACTTATACTAGAAGTAGCTTATGAAAGTGGTCTTCCGGAGAATTATCAATTAGCTGTTACCATTTGTGAGGGAGTGGATGCGAGAAAGCTGGTAGAAGAAACTCCTGAGGCTGTTTTAGCCTTCTTACGGCCCGACGGTGAATTCACCGTATTATGCGATGCCTTCTATTTTCCTTTTTACCAACAGTTTCTTATCAATAGCTTGGCAGAAGGAAAACAGTTAACCACAACCACAGGTAAACTAAATTTTAAAATAACAACCCGTCTGGCGTTTCGGCCCGAAGAGTCCACGCATGTAAAATCGAAGATCCATACGGTAGATGAAAACAATACTTCGATAACTTATAACCAATCCTTCTTCTTAAAAATGTATCGGGAAGTAGATAAAAGCATCAATCCCGATGTGGAAACAACCTCTTACCTCTCTACCCGAAACTTATTTGAACACATACCAAAATATCTTGGTGCTATAGAATGGCAATTAGAAAAAGAGGTGATTGTTTTAGGAATGGTGCAAGAGCTGATTGAGAACCATGGTACCGGTTATTCCTACATGCTAGAGCGTATCAATAATTACATTGAACGCATACTTGCCCGGGACAGGAACTTTCTAAATCCAGCGGAACGTTATGGGAGCCTAATAGAACCTTTGAGCTTTGAAGAGCTACCTGAGCATTTACAAGTATTACTAGGTAACAGAGCAGCCGACTTTGCTAAACTATTGGGCGAGCGCACGGGTGAAATGCATGTAGCGTTGGCAGCTATTCCCAATACAGACTTTCAACCGGAGGAGTTCTCTTTACACTACCAACGCTCGCTTTTTTCTGCTATGCAATCATTAGTAAGAGAAAGCTTTCAAAGTTTACAAAAACACTTTGACGACTTGCCCATTGATGTAAAACAAGAAGCCAATGAAATGTTTCATAGTAAAGATCACCTTCTTAATATGTTGAAACGCATCTATGCTAAAAAACTGAATGTAGTAAAGGTGCGGCATCACGGCAACTTTCATTTAGACAAGGTTTTATTAACGGGCAAAGACCTGGTGATACAAGACTTTGGTGGTGACCCCATGCGTAGTTTTAGTGAGCGACGGATAAAACGCTCACCATTAAGAGATGTAGCCGATATGGTTTGCTCTTTTTATTATGTAGCTTATGAGGGGTTCTTTACCAATCCGCATGTAACAGCAGAAGAGCGAGCTGGCTTATTGCCTTTCGCAAGACTATGGGCTTACTACATGAGTTCTTTCTTCATAAAGGCTTACTTGAATAAAGTAAAGGGCTCGTCTTTTGTTCCAAAAGACAAACAGGATCTACGCATTTTAGGACAAACACTTTTATTACAAAAAGCATTATACCGCTTTAATATAGAATTAAACAATCGGCCCGACAGGGTGATAATACCGCTGCACCTGATAGCAGCGATCATTAAAGAAACGAAAGAATTAAAGTCATCGAATAGTATGACCAATACCATGCAGGCGGGAACATAG
- the hutI gene encoding imidazolonepropionase has translation MATLFTNIHTLVNIRENAALLRGKELSYLPSIENAFLIVEGDRIVAYGPMSELKFKPSDFAFHINAKGKMVLPSWCDSHTHIVFAGSRENEFVDKIKGLSYAEIAAKGGGILNSARKLNETSEDELFNQSYARLQDLIKLGTGAIEIKSGYGLTKEGELKMLRVIRRLKQTSSLPIKASFLGAHTIPLDYKENKEGYIELIINEMLPIIGQEGLADYIDVFCETGFYTPEDTERIIKAGKQYGLKAKIHANQLNLSGGVQVGVKMGAISVDHLETMDEDAIQTLAASSTIGTLLPTAAFFLRMPFQPARQLIDANCAIALASDFNPGSSPSGNMNLVVAMSCIQMRMLPEEAINAATINGAFAMELENEVGSITVGKKANFILTKPVPSIAYLPYAFGSNLIERVMLNGEWVNS, from the coding sequence ATGGCAACACTGTTTACGAACATTCACACATTGGTAAATATTAGAGAAAATGCCGCGCTTTTGCGAGGAAAAGAGTTATCGTATTTACCAAGTATTGAAAATGCTTTTTTGATTGTAGAAGGCGATAGGATAGTAGCTTATGGCCCAATGAGTGAATTAAAGTTCAAGCCTTCCGATTTTGCGTTTCATATAAACGCAAAGGGTAAAATGGTCTTGCCATCCTGGTGCGATAGTCATACTCATATTGTGTTTGCCGGAAGTAGGGAGAATGAGTTTGTAGATAAGATCAAGGGATTGAGTTATGCAGAAATAGCGGCCAAAGGCGGTGGTATTTTGAACTCGGCCCGCAAACTCAATGAAACATCGGAAGATGAACTGTTTAATCAATCCTATGCCCGCTTACAGGATTTGATCAAGTTAGGAACAGGGGCCATTGAAATAAAGAGTGGTTATGGCTTGACCAAAGAAGGGGAGCTGAAGATGTTGCGCGTGATTCGCCGACTTAAACAAACTTCAAGCCTGCCAATAAAAGCTAGTTTTCTGGGTGCCCATACAATACCACTGGACTATAAGGAAAATAAAGAGGGGTATATAGAGCTGATCATTAACGAGATGCTACCCATTATAGGACAGGAAGGGCTTGCTGATTATATTGATGTTTTTTGTGAAACCGGATTTTATACACCAGAAGATACAGAACGTATCATCAAGGCTGGAAAACAATACGGACTAAAGGCCAAAATTCATGCTAACCAATTAAATCTTTCTGGCGGTGTGCAGGTAGGTGTAAAAATGGGGGCCATCTCTGTTGATCATTTGGAAACTATGGATGAGGATGCCATTCAAACATTGGCAGCTTCTTCAACCATTGGAACCTTATTGCCAACAGCTGCTTTCTTTTTACGAATGCCTTTTCAACCGGCGCGACAACTGATTGATGCCAATTGTGCTATTGCGTTGGCTTCAGACTTTAACCCAGGTTCATCGCCTTCTGGAAACATGAATTTGGTGGTAGCTATGAGTTGTATTCAAATGCGGATGCTACCTGAAGAAGCGATTAATGCAGCTACTATAAACGGTGCCTTTGCTATGGAACTTGAAAATGAAGTAGGCAGTATTACAGTAGGGAAGAAGGCTAACTTCATTTTAACCAAGCCAGTGCCTTCTATTGCTTATTTGCCTTATGCATTCGGTTCTAATTTAATTGAAAGAGTAATGTTGAATGGGGAATGGGTAAATAGCTAA